The nucleotide window AGCAGCTCGGTCATCGCCGCGTCACGTTCGTCGAAGCTCTCGCCCGGTTCGGTCATGCGACGAGCCTACCGGCGACCGCCGGCGGGGCGGCAGCCCGGATCGCGCGGGCCGGGGCATCCACCGCGGGGCACGAAGGTGTGCGGGGGCGGATGCCGGCACGGCACCCGATTCCGTACCGGGCATCCACCCCCGCCCTGCCCTCGAGTCTCGCGCAGGCCCCCGGCCCGCGCATCGGCCGCGAGGGCCATCGGCGTCATCCGAGAGGATGATTCCGCCAGGCATGCGGCGGGCCGCGGCATCCGCCCGAATGGATGCCGCGGCCCGCTGACCCGGCCGGCGCCGGGGCCCGGCACGCACCCGGCCTGCCGCCGGGCGCGGCCCGATCAGCGCGGAGTGGCCCAGCGGATCACGAGGTACCCGGTGATCGCGAACACGACCGCGAGGGCCAGCAGGAGCGAGAAGCCGCCGACGATGCCGATCGAGGCGAGCCAGGCGATCACCTGGGGCCAGAGGTCGGCGAGGGTCATCCAGGCGACGAAGCCGAGCAGCAGCGCGACCGCCGAGAACAGCAGGACCATCATGCCCTTGATGCGCCAGCGCATGTAGACCGTGGTCACGCTCGCCCCGATGAAGAGCACGAGCAACTGGAACGCGAACGTCGTGTAGAAGTCGACGAGCCAGCCCTGCTGCCCGTACCAGAGGGCATTGAACATCGACAGACCGATGCCCCAGCCGTCGGTGGCCTTCTCGATCTGCACGAGCGTGGCGATGCCGACGGCCATCTCGGTGGCGACGATCGTGAAGATGAGGGCGGTGCCGAGCCAGTAGTCGCGGCGGGTCGCGCCGAAGCCGAGCGCGAAGGAGAAGGTGTAGGCGATGGCCTGCACGCCCACGGCGACGAGGTACCACTGGGGCGAGATGACGGCCCAGCTGTAGCGCATGCCCTCCTGGATCTCGGTGCGCGGAACGCCTGCGCCCTGGACGATGAGCGCGATGACGGCGCTGACGGCGAAGGCAACGCCGAGGATCATCCACGGCACCCCGAACAGGACGTTGGAATTCACGGTGTGCAGGCGGGCGATGCGCCAGATCTCGCCGACGCGGAATCGGCGGTGGTCGGTGACGACGCGGGTGTCGGCGACGGCGGTCATGCTGCGGCCTCCCCTTCGGTGGAGCCGGCGAGGTCTGCGCCGGTCAGGTGGACGATGAGCTGCTGGAGCGAGACGGGTGCGAGCTCCAGGCCGAGTTCGGCGGCGCGGATGCGATCGGGCTGCTCGAGGCGGCCGTCGATCGTGACCGAGGCGAGCCCGCCGATGCCCTCCGTGCCGATCACGGGGCGGTCGGCGACGAACTGGTCGACGACGGCGCGGGGGCCGGCGATGGTGGTCGCCGATCCGCGCACCTCTTCCGCATCGCGGTCGAGGAGGATGCGGCCCTGGTCGATGAGGATGATGTGCTCGAGCAGGTTGGCGACCTCATCGATCAGGTGCGTGGAGAGCACGATCGTGCGCGGATGCTCGGCGTAGTCCTCGAGGAGCCGGTCGTAGAAGATGTGCCGGGCGACGGCGTCGAGGCCGAGGTAGGGCTCGTCGAAGAACGTCAGCGGGGCACGGCTGGCGAGCCCGACGATGACGCCGACGGCCGAGAGCTGCCCGCGGCTGAG belongs to Agromyces archimandritae and includes:
- a CDS encoding ABC transporter ATP-binding protein, with translation MSQIVVKATGLTKRYGQFTAVDAVDFTLAENRIYGLLGRNGAGKTTIMQLLTGQLFPNAGEAEVFGRTPAEHSDVLRNLCFIAESQRYPEDFAPRHVFKAAPWFFENWDQAFAERLIADFRLPLKRPIKKLSRGQLSAVGVIVGLASRAPLTFFDEPYLGLDAVARHIFYDRLLEDYAEHPRTIVLSTHLIDEVANLLEHIILIDQGRILLDRDAEEVRGSATTIAGPRAVVDQFVADRPVIGTEGIGGLASVTIDGRLEQPDRIRAAELGLELAPVSLQQLIVHLTGADLAGSTEGEAAA